Proteins encoded by one window of Gambusia affinis linkage group LG17, SWU_Gaff_1.0, whole genome shotgun sequence:
- the ppp1r3b gene encoding protein phosphatase 1 regulatory subunit 3B isoform X1, with translation MWVRTTQRKSVTDTKVQTKDVPLGPDSDPALCMFPPEPDMPMDVTLPLFLAKEEFVFTAPSTVQTSCLRFQHTTCLNKTEPEGGAITNKDTKTKKRVSFADHKGLSLTKVKIFSKFTDPIEIPVNIQEMLSSKLTLSSTEEDKLVLDFTQPSSDYLLFRQNLEQNLVSLEHCVLKEKAFAGTVKVKNVSFEKSVMLRVTFDSWKSHTDVGCEYVKDTYPTSFSDTFSFEVSLPAEMWPNEQVQFAVCYKVSGTEYWDSNQGQNYRIVRSYMKKNRHSDSSQFGIHFDRYGSPTCSLGLFPDWPSYAGYENIGPYY, from the exons ATGTGGGTCAGAACCACGCAGAGGAAGTCGGTCACGGACACAAAAGTTCAAACTAAAGATGTTCCACTCGGTCCGGATTCCGACCCG GCTCTCTGCATGTTTCCTCCTGAGCCCGACATGCCGATGGACGTGACCTTACCCCTCTTCCTGGCCAAGGAGGAGTTCGTCTTCACCGCCCCCTCCACGGTACAGACGTCCTGCCTGAGGTTCCAGCACACAACCTGCCTTAACAAAACTGAGCCTGAAGGTGGCGCCATCACCAACAAAGACACGAAAACAAAGAAACGTGTTTCGTTTGCCGACCACAAAGGTCTGTCCTTAACCAAGGTGAAGATCTTCTCCAAGTTCACAGACCCCATAGAAATCCCTGTGAACATCCAGGAGATGCTGAGCTCCAAGCTCACGCTGTCGTCCACGGAGGAGGACAAACTGGTGCTGGATTTCACTCAGCCCTCCTCAGACTACCTGCTGTTCCGGCAGAACCTGGAGCAGAACCTGGTGAGCCTGGAGCACTGCGTGCTGAAGGAAAAGGCCTTTGCAGGAACCGTTAAAGTAAAAAACGTGTCATTTGAGAAGTCTGTGATGCTTCGGGTGACCTTTGACTCGTGGAAAAGCCACACGGATGTCGGCTGTGAATATGTGAAGGACACGTACCCGACCTCGTTCAGCGACACCTTCTCCTTCGAGGTGTCTCTGCCCGCCGAGATGTGGCCCAACGAGCAGGTCCAGTTCGCCGTGTGCTACAAGGTGAGCGGGACGGAGTACTGGGACAGCAACCAGGGTCAGAACTACCGCATCGTCCGGTCCTACATGAAGAAGAACCGCCACTCGGACTCATCGCAGTTCGGGATCCACTTCGACCGGTACGGCAGCCCCACCTGTTCACTCGGGCTCTTCCCGGACTGGCCGAGTTACGCCGGCTACGAGAACATCGGGCCTTACTActga
- the ppp1r3b gene encoding protein phosphatase 1 regulatory subunit 3B isoform X2, with protein sequence MFPPEPDMPMDVTLPLFLAKEEFVFTAPSTVQTSCLRFQHTTCLNKTEPEGGAITNKDTKTKKRVSFADHKGLSLTKVKIFSKFTDPIEIPVNIQEMLSSKLTLSSTEEDKLVLDFTQPSSDYLLFRQNLEQNLVSLEHCVLKEKAFAGTVKVKNVSFEKSVMLRVTFDSWKSHTDVGCEYVKDTYPTSFSDTFSFEVSLPAEMWPNEQVQFAVCYKVSGTEYWDSNQGQNYRIVRSYMKKNRHSDSSQFGIHFDRYGSPTCSLGLFPDWPSYAGYENIGPYY encoded by the coding sequence ATGTTTCCTCCTGAGCCCGACATGCCGATGGACGTGACCTTACCCCTCTTCCTGGCCAAGGAGGAGTTCGTCTTCACCGCCCCCTCCACGGTACAGACGTCCTGCCTGAGGTTCCAGCACACAACCTGCCTTAACAAAACTGAGCCTGAAGGTGGCGCCATCACCAACAAAGACACGAAAACAAAGAAACGTGTTTCGTTTGCCGACCACAAAGGTCTGTCCTTAACCAAGGTGAAGATCTTCTCCAAGTTCACAGACCCCATAGAAATCCCTGTGAACATCCAGGAGATGCTGAGCTCCAAGCTCACGCTGTCGTCCACGGAGGAGGACAAACTGGTGCTGGATTTCACTCAGCCCTCCTCAGACTACCTGCTGTTCCGGCAGAACCTGGAGCAGAACCTGGTGAGCCTGGAGCACTGCGTGCTGAAGGAAAAGGCCTTTGCAGGAACCGTTAAAGTAAAAAACGTGTCATTTGAGAAGTCTGTGATGCTTCGGGTGACCTTTGACTCGTGGAAAAGCCACACGGATGTCGGCTGTGAATATGTGAAGGACACGTACCCGACCTCGTTCAGCGACACCTTCTCCTTCGAGGTGTCTCTGCCCGCCGAGATGTGGCCCAACGAGCAGGTCCAGTTCGCCGTGTGCTACAAGGTGAGCGGGACGGAGTACTGGGACAGCAACCAGGGTCAGAACTACCGCATCGTCCGGTCCTACATGAAGAAGAACCGCCACTCGGACTCATCGCAGTTCGGGATCCACTTCGACCGGTACGGCAGCCCCACCTGTTCACTCGGGCTCTTCCCGGACTGGCCGAGTTACGCCGGCTACGAGAACATCGGGCCTTACTActga